A section of the Rubritalea squalenifaciens DSM 18772 genome encodes:
- a CDS encoding RNA polymerase sigma factor codes for MITTPEQLVEHALSQYESPLIGYAIGIVHDHDRARDVVQDTFIRLYQQDVEKVKEGLKSWLFTVCRNRALDVLRKEKRMISVDDEAFSREESSEPGPDTRIDQQERVNQVMQYLGQLSENQQQVIRMKYEQGLSYQEISEATGLTTGNVGFLLHKGLKKLKELVPSDILN; via the coding sequence ATGATTACAACGCCTGAACAATTGGTAGAGCATGCACTCAGCCAATATGAGTCCCCGCTTATCGGGTACGCGATCGGCATTGTTCATGATCATGACAGGGCCCGGGATGTCGTCCAGGACACCTTTATCCGCCTGTACCAGCAGGATGTGGAAAAGGTGAAGGAGGGCCTAAAAAGCTGGTTGTTTACCGTGTGTCGCAACCGGGCGCTCGACGTGCTTCGTAAGGAGAAGCGTATGATAAGTGTGGATGACGAAGCGTTTTCCCGCGAGGAGAGTAGCGAACCCGGACCGGACACAAGGATCGATCAGCAAGAGAGAGTGAACCAGGTCATGCAGTATCTCGGACAACTTAGCGAGAATCAGCAGCAGGTCATTCGCATGAAATACGAACAAGGACTGAGCTACCAAGAAATCAGCGAGGCGACTGGCCTCACAACGGGAAACGTAGGTTTCCTGCTTCACAAAGGACTGAAGAAGCTGAAGGAACTCGTCCCCTCAGACATTTTAAATTGA